From a single Arvicanthis niloticus isolate mArvNil1 chromosome 19, mArvNil1.pat.X, whole genome shotgun sequence genomic region:
- the Kif2a gene encoding kinesin-like protein KIF2A isoform X3: MATANFGKIQIGIYVEIKRSDGRIHQAMVTSLNEDNESVTVEWIENGDTKGKEIDLESIFSLNPDLVPDEDIEPSPEIPPPSSSSKVNKIVKNRRTVASIKNDPPPRDNRVVGSARARPSQLPEQSSSTQQNGSVSDISPVQAAKKEFGPPSRRKSNCVKEVEKLQEKREKRRLQQQELREKRAQDVDATNPNYEIMCMIRDFRGSLDYRPLTTADPIDEHRICVCVRKRPLNKKETQMKDLDVITIPSKDVVMVHEPKQKVDLTRYLENQTFRFDYAFDDSAPNEMVYRFTARPLVETIFERGMATCFAYGQTGSGKTHTMGGDFSGKNQDCSKGIYALAARDVFLMLKKPNYKKLELQVYATFFEIYSGKVFDLLNRKTKLRVLEDGKQQVQVVGLQEREVKCVEDVLKLIDIGNSCRTSGQTSANAHSSRSHAVFQIILRRKGKLHGKFSLIDLAGNERGADTSSADRQTRLEGAEINKSLLALKECIRALGRNKPHTPFRASKLTQVLRDSFIGENSRTCMIATISPGMASCENTLNTLRYANRVKEFGISPSDIPFSQGSGSRPDLSPSYDYDDFSPSITRVKELTVDPAAAGDVRPIMHHPPSQIDDLDTQWGVGSSPQRDDLKLLCEQNEEEVSPQLFTFHEAVSQMVEMEEQVVEDHRAVFQESIRWIEDEKALLEMTEEVDYDVDSYATQLEAILEQKIDILTELRDKVKSFRAALQEEEQASKQINPKRPRAL, translated from the exons GCCGAATACACCAAGCAATGGTGACATCTTTAAATGAAGATAATGAAAGTGTAACTGTTGAGTGGATAGAAAATGGAGACACAAAAGGCAAAGAG ATTGACTTGGAAAGCATCTTTTCACTTAACCCCGACCTTGTACCTGATGAGGACATCGAGCCCAGTCCAGAAATACCTCCACCCTCATCAtcctcaaaagtaaacaaaattgtAAAG AACCGACGGACTGTGGCGTCTATTAAGAATGACCCTCCCCCAAGAGACAATAGAG TGGTTGGTTCAGCACGTGCACGGCCTAGTCAGCTTCCTGAGCAGTCGTCTTCTACACAACAGAATGGTAGCGTTTCAGATATATCTCCAGTTCAAGCTGCAAAAAAGGAGTTTGGACCTCCTT CACGTAGAAAATCTAATTGTGtgaaagaagtagaaaaattgcaagaaaaaCGAGAAAAAAGGAGATTGCAACAGCAAGAACTTAGAGAAAAAAGAGCCCAG GATGTTGATGCCACAAATCCAAATTATGAAATTATGTGTATGATCAGAGACTTCAGAGGGAGCTTGGATTACAGACCCCTAACAACAGCCGATCCT aTTGATGAACATAggatatgtgtttgtgtaagaAAACGACCACTCAATAAAAAAG aaACTCAAATGAAAGATCTTGATGTAATCACAATCCCTAGTAAAGATGTTGTGATGGTACATGAACCCAAACAGAAAGTAGACTTAACAAGGTACTTAGAAAATCAGACATTTCGGTTTGATTACGCCTTTGATGACTCAGCTCCTAATGAAATGGTTTACAG gtTTACTGCTAGGCCTCTAGTGGAAACAATATTTGAAAGGGGCATGGCTACATGCTTTGCTTATGGGCAGACTGGAAGTGGAAAAACTCAT ACTATGGGTGGTGACTTTTCAGGAAAGAACCAGGATTGTTCTAAGGGAATTTATGCATTAGCAG CTCGAGATGTCTTTTTAATGCTGAAGAAGCCAAACTATAAGaaactagaacttcaagtatatGCAACATTTTTTGAAATTTATAGTGGAAAG GTGTTTGACTTAttaaataggaaaacaaaattaagagtCCTAGAAGATGGAAAGCAGCAGGTGCAGGTGGTAGGACTGCAGGAACGTGAGGTCAAGTGTGTGGAGGACGTGCTGAAGCTCATCGACATAGGCAACAGCTGCAGAACATCTGGGCAAACATCTGCAAACGCACATTCATCTCGGAGTCATGCAGTGTTTCAGATCATTCTTAGAAGGAAGGGAAAACTACATGGTAAATTTTCTCTCATTGACTTGGCTGGGAATGAAAGAGGAGCTGATACATCCAGTGCAGACAGGCAAACCAGGCTTGAAGGTGCTGAAATTAATAAAAGCCTTTTAGCACTCAAG gaGTGCATCAGAGCCTTAGGTAGAAATAAACCCCATACTCCTTTCCGAGCAAGTAAGCTCACTCAGGTGTTGAGAGACTCCTTCATAGGTGAGAACTCTCGCACTTGCATG ATTGCCACAATCTCTCCAGGGATGGCATCCTGTGAAAATACTCTTAATACGTTAAGATATGCAAATAG AGTAAAGGAGTTTGGAATTAGTCCTTCAGACATTCCCTTCTCCCAGGGTAGTGGCAGTCGCCCTGATCTCTCTCCTTCTTACGATTATGACGACTTTTCTCCTTCGATTACCAG GGTGAAAGAATTGACTGTAGATCCAGCTGCTGCTGGTGATGTCCGTCCAATAATGCACCATCCACCAAGCCAGATTGATGACTTAGATACCCAGTGGGGTGTGGGGAGTTCCCCTCAGAGAGATGATCTAAAACTTCTTTGCGAACAAAAT GAAGAAGAAGTTTCTCCACAATTGTTTACTTTCCACGAAGCTGTCTCCCAGATGGTAGAGATGGAGGAACAGGTTGTGGAAGATCATAGAGCAGTGTTCCAG GAATCCATTCGCTGGATAGAAGATGAAAAGGCTCTTCTAGAAATGACTGAAGAAGTAGACTATGATGTAGACTCATATGCTACACAACTTGAAGCTATTCTTGAgcaaaaaatagacattttaacTGAGTTACGAG ATAAAGTGAAATCTTTTCGTGCAGCGctacaagaagaagaacaagccagcaagcaaaTCAACCCCAAGAGGCCCCGAGCCCTCTAA
- the Kif2a gene encoding kinesin-like protein KIF2A isoform X4: MATANFGKIQIGIYVEIKRSDGRIHQAMVTSLNEDNESVTVEWIENGDTKGKEIDLESIFSLNPDLVPDEDIEPSPEIPPPSSSSKVNKIVKNRRTVASIKNDPPPRDNRVVGSARARPSQLPEQSSSTQQNARRKSNCVKEVEKLQEKREKRRLQQQELREKRAQDVDATNPNYEIMCMIRDFRGSLDYRPLTTADPIDEHRICVCVRKRPLNKKETQMKDLDVITIPSKDVVMVHEPKQKVDLTRYLENQTFRFDYAFDDSAPNEMVYRFTARPLVETIFERGMATCFAYGQTGSGKTHTMGGDFSGKNQDCSKGIYALAARDVFLMLKKPNYKKLELQVYATFFEIYSGKVFDLLNRKTKLRVLEDGKQQVQVVGLQEREVKCVEDVLKLIDIGNSCRTSGQTSANAHSSRSHAVFQIILRRKGKLHGKFSLIDLAGNERGADTSSADRQTRLEGAEINKSLLALKECIRALGRNKPHTPFRASKLTQVLRDSFIGENSRTCMIATISPGMASCENTLNTLRYANRVKELTVDPAAAGDVRPIMHHPPSQIDDLDTQWGVGSSPQRDDLKLLCEQNEEEVSPQLFTFHEAVSQMVEMEEQVVEDHRAVFQESIRWIEDEKALLEMTEEVDYDVDSYATQLEAILEQKIDILTELRDKVKSFRAALQEEEQASKQINPKRPRAL; this comes from the exons GCCGAATACACCAAGCAATGGTGACATCTTTAAATGAAGATAATGAAAGTGTAACTGTTGAGTGGATAGAAAATGGAGACACAAAAGGCAAAGAG ATTGACTTGGAAAGCATCTTTTCACTTAACCCCGACCTTGTACCTGATGAGGACATCGAGCCCAGTCCAGAAATACCTCCACCCTCATCAtcctcaaaagtaaacaaaattgtAAAG AACCGACGGACTGTGGCGTCTATTAAGAATGACCCTCCCCCAAGAGACAATAGAG TGGTTGGTTCAGCACGTGCACGGCCTAGTCAGCTTCCTGAGCAGTCGTCTTCTACACAACAGAATG CACGTAGAAAATCTAATTGTGtgaaagaagtagaaaaattgcaagaaaaaCGAGAAAAAAGGAGATTGCAACAGCAAGAACTTAGAGAAAAAAGAGCCCAG GATGTTGATGCCACAAATCCAAATTATGAAATTATGTGTATGATCAGAGACTTCAGAGGGAGCTTGGATTACAGACCCCTAACAACAGCCGATCCT aTTGATGAACATAggatatgtgtttgtgtaagaAAACGACCACTCAATAAAAAAG aaACTCAAATGAAAGATCTTGATGTAATCACAATCCCTAGTAAAGATGTTGTGATGGTACATGAACCCAAACAGAAAGTAGACTTAACAAGGTACTTAGAAAATCAGACATTTCGGTTTGATTACGCCTTTGATGACTCAGCTCCTAATGAAATGGTTTACAG gtTTACTGCTAGGCCTCTAGTGGAAACAATATTTGAAAGGGGCATGGCTACATGCTTTGCTTATGGGCAGACTGGAAGTGGAAAAACTCAT ACTATGGGTGGTGACTTTTCAGGAAAGAACCAGGATTGTTCTAAGGGAATTTATGCATTAGCAG CTCGAGATGTCTTTTTAATGCTGAAGAAGCCAAACTATAAGaaactagaacttcaagtatatGCAACATTTTTTGAAATTTATAGTGGAAAG GTGTTTGACTTAttaaataggaaaacaaaattaagagtCCTAGAAGATGGAAAGCAGCAGGTGCAGGTGGTAGGACTGCAGGAACGTGAGGTCAAGTGTGTGGAGGACGTGCTGAAGCTCATCGACATAGGCAACAGCTGCAGAACATCTGGGCAAACATCTGCAAACGCACATTCATCTCGGAGTCATGCAGTGTTTCAGATCATTCTTAGAAGGAAGGGAAAACTACATGGTAAATTTTCTCTCATTGACTTGGCTGGGAATGAAAGAGGAGCTGATACATCCAGTGCAGACAGGCAAACCAGGCTTGAAGGTGCTGAAATTAATAAAAGCCTTTTAGCACTCAAG gaGTGCATCAGAGCCTTAGGTAGAAATAAACCCCATACTCCTTTCCGAGCAAGTAAGCTCACTCAGGTGTTGAGAGACTCCTTCATAGGTGAGAACTCTCGCACTTGCATG ATTGCCACAATCTCTCCAGGGATGGCATCCTGTGAAAATACTCTTAATACGTTAAGATATGCAAATAG GGTGAAAGAATTGACTGTAGATCCAGCTGCTGCTGGTGATGTCCGTCCAATAATGCACCATCCACCAAGCCAGATTGATGACTTAGATACCCAGTGGGGTGTGGGGAGTTCCCCTCAGAGAGATGATCTAAAACTTCTTTGCGAACAAAAT GAAGAAGAAGTTTCTCCACAATTGTTTACTTTCCACGAAGCTGTCTCCCAGATGGTAGAGATGGAGGAACAGGTTGTGGAAGATCATAGAGCAGTGTTCCAG GAATCCATTCGCTGGATAGAAGATGAAAAGGCTCTTCTAGAAATGACTGAAGAAGTAGACTATGATGTAGACTCATATGCTACACAACTTGAAGCTATTCTTGAgcaaaaaatagacattttaacTGAGTTACGAG ATAAAGTGAAATCTTTTCGTGCAGCGctacaagaagaagaacaagccagcaagcaaaTCAACCCCAAGAGGCCCCGAGCCCTCTAA
- the Kif2a gene encoding kinesin-like protein KIF2A isoform X1: MATANFGKIQIGIYVEIKRSDGRIHQAMVTSLNEDNESVTVEWIENGDTKGKEIDLESIFSLNPDLVPDEDIEPSPEIPPPSSSSKVNKIVKNRRTVASIKNDPPPRDNRVVGSARARPSQLPEQSSSTQQNARRKSNCVKEVEKLQEKREKRRLQQQELREKRAQDVDATNPNYEIMCMIRDFRGSLDYRPLTTADPIDEHRICVCVRKRPLNKKETQMKDLDVITIPSKDVVMVHEPKQKVDLTRYLENQTFRFDYAFDDSAPNEMVYRFTARPLVETIFERGMATCFAYGQTGSGKTHTMGGDFSGKNQDCSKGIYALAARDVFLMLKKPNYKKLELQVYATFFEIYSGKVFDLLNRKTKLRVLEDGKQQVQVVGLQEREVKCVEDVLKLIDIGNSCRTSGQTSANAHSSRSHAVFQIILRRKGKLHGKFSLIDLAGNERGADTSSADRQTRLEGAEINKSLLALKECIRALGRNKPHTPFRASKLTQVLRDSFIGENSRTCMIATISPGMASCENTLNTLRYANRVKEFGISPSDIPFSQGSGSRPDLSPSYDYDDFSPSITRVKELTVDPAAAGDVRPIMHHPPSQIDDLDTQWGVGSSPQRDDLKLLCEQNEEEVSPQLFTFHEAVSQMVEMEEQVVEDHRAVFQESIRWIEDEKALLEMTEEVDYDVDSYATQLEAILEQKIDILTELRDKVKSFRAALQEEEQASKQINPKRPRAL, translated from the exons GCCGAATACACCAAGCAATGGTGACATCTTTAAATGAAGATAATGAAAGTGTAACTGTTGAGTGGATAGAAAATGGAGACACAAAAGGCAAAGAG ATTGACTTGGAAAGCATCTTTTCACTTAACCCCGACCTTGTACCTGATGAGGACATCGAGCCCAGTCCAGAAATACCTCCACCCTCATCAtcctcaaaagtaaacaaaattgtAAAG AACCGACGGACTGTGGCGTCTATTAAGAATGACCCTCCCCCAAGAGACAATAGAG TGGTTGGTTCAGCACGTGCACGGCCTAGTCAGCTTCCTGAGCAGTCGTCTTCTACACAACAGAATG CACGTAGAAAATCTAATTGTGtgaaagaagtagaaaaattgcaagaaaaaCGAGAAAAAAGGAGATTGCAACAGCAAGAACTTAGAGAAAAAAGAGCCCAG GATGTTGATGCCACAAATCCAAATTATGAAATTATGTGTATGATCAGAGACTTCAGAGGGAGCTTGGATTACAGACCCCTAACAACAGCCGATCCT aTTGATGAACATAggatatgtgtttgtgtaagaAAACGACCACTCAATAAAAAAG aaACTCAAATGAAAGATCTTGATGTAATCACAATCCCTAGTAAAGATGTTGTGATGGTACATGAACCCAAACAGAAAGTAGACTTAACAAGGTACTTAGAAAATCAGACATTTCGGTTTGATTACGCCTTTGATGACTCAGCTCCTAATGAAATGGTTTACAG gtTTACTGCTAGGCCTCTAGTGGAAACAATATTTGAAAGGGGCATGGCTACATGCTTTGCTTATGGGCAGACTGGAAGTGGAAAAACTCAT ACTATGGGTGGTGACTTTTCAGGAAAGAACCAGGATTGTTCTAAGGGAATTTATGCATTAGCAG CTCGAGATGTCTTTTTAATGCTGAAGAAGCCAAACTATAAGaaactagaacttcaagtatatGCAACATTTTTTGAAATTTATAGTGGAAAG GTGTTTGACTTAttaaataggaaaacaaaattaagagtCCTAGAAGATGGAAAGCAGCAGGTGCAGGTGGTAGGACTGCAGGAACGTGAGGTCAAGTGTGTGGAGGACGTGCTGAAGCTCATCGACATAGGCAACAGCTGCAGAACATCTGGGCAAACATCTGCAAACGCACATTCATCTCGGAGTCATGCAGTGTTTCAGATCATTCTTAGAAGGAAGGGAAAACTACATGGTAAATTTTCTCTCATTGACTTGGCTGGGAATGAAAGAGGAGCTGATACATCCAGTGCAGACAGGCAAACCAGGCTTGAAGGTGCTGAAATTAATAAAAGCCTTTTAGCACTCAAG gaGTGCATCAGAGCCTTAGGTAGAAATAAACCCCATACTCCTTTCCGAGCAAGTAAGCTCACTCAGGTGTTGAGAGACTCCTTCATAGGTGAGAACTCTCGCACTTGCATG ATTGCCACAATCTCTCCAGGGATGGCATCCTGTGAAAATACTCTTAATACGTTAAGATATGCAAATAG AGTAAAGGAGTTTGGAATTAGTCCTTCAGACATTCCCTTCTCCCAGGGTAGTGGCAGTCGCCCTGATCTCTCTCCTTCTTACGATTATGACGACTTTTCTCCTTCGATTACCAG GGTGAAAGAATTGACTGTAGATCCAGCTGCTGCTGGTGATGTCCGTCCAATAATGCACCATCCACCAAGCCAGATTGATGACTTAGATACCCAGTGGGGTGTGGGGAGTTCCCCTCAGAGAGATGATCTAAAACTTCTTTGCGAACAAAAT GAAGAAGAAGTTTCTCCACAATTGTTTACTTTCCACGAAGCTGTCTCCCAGATGGTAGAGATGGAGGAACAGGTTGTGGAAGATCATAGAGCAGTGTTCCAG GAATCCATTCGCTGGATAGAAGATGAAAAGGCTCTTCTAGAAATGACTGAAGAAGTAGACTATGATGTAGACTCATATGCTACACAACTTGAAGCTATTCTTGAgcaaaaaatagacattttaacTGAGTTACGAG ATAAAGTGAAATCTTTTCGTGCAGCGctacaagaagaagaacaagccagcaagcaaaTCAACCCCAAGAGGCCCCGAGCCCTCTAA
- the Kif2a gene encoding kinesin-like protein KIF2A isoform X2, with the protein MATANFGKIQIGIYVEIKRSDGRIHQAMVTSLNEDNESVTVEWIENGDTKGKEIDLESIFSLNPDLVPDEDIEPSPEIPPPSSSSKVNKIVKNRRTVASIKNDPPPRDNRVVGSARARPSQLPEQSSSTQQNGSVSDISPVQAAKKEFGPPSRRKSNCVKEVEKLQEKREKRRLQQQELREKRAQDVDATNPNYEIMCMIRDFRGSLDYRPLTTADPIDEHRICVCVRKRPLNKKETQMKDLDVITIPSKDVVMVHEPKQKVDLTRYLENQTFRFDYAFDDSAPNEMVYRFTARPLVETIFERGMATCFAYGQTGSGKTHTMGGDFSGKNQDCSKGIYALAARDVFLMLKKPNYKKLELQVYATFFEIYSGKVFDLLNRKTKLRVLEDGKQQVQVVGLQEREVKCVEDVLKLIDIGNSCRTSGQTSANAHSSRSHAVFQIILRRKGKLHGKFSLIDLAGNERGADTSSADRQTRLEGAEINKSLLALKECIRALGRNKPHTPFRASKLTQVLRDSFIGENSRTCMIATISPGMASCENTLNTLRYANRVKELTVDPAAAGDVRPIMHHPPSQIDDLDTQWGVGSSPQRDDLKLLCEQNEEEVSPQLFTFHEAVSQMVEMEEQVVEDHRAVFQESIRWIEDEKALLEMTEEVDYDVDSYATQLEAILEQKIDILTELRDKVKSFRAALQEEEQASKQINPKRPRAL; encoded by the exons GCCGAATACACCAAGCAATGGTGACATCTTTAAATGAAGATAATGAAAGTGTAACTGTTGAGTGGATAGAAAATGGAGACACAAAAGGCAAAGAG ATTGACTTGGAAAGCATCTTTTCACTTAACCCCGACCTTGTACCTGATGAGGACATCGAGCCCAGTCCAGAAATACCTCCACCCTCATCAtcctcaaaagtaaacaaaattgtAAAG AACCGACGGACTGTGGCGTCTATTAAGAATGACCCTCCCCCAAGAGACAATAGAG TGGTTGGTTCAGCACGTGCACGGCCTAGTCAGCTTCCTGAGCAGTCGTCTTCTACACAACAGAATGGTAGCGTTTCAGATATATCTCCAGTTCAAGCTGCAAAAAAGGAGTTTGGACCTCCTT CACGTAGAAAATCTAATTGTGtgaaagaagtagaaaaattgcaagaaaaaCGAGAAAAAAGGAGATTGCAACAGCAAGAACTTAGAGAAAAAAGAGCCCAG GATGTTGATGCCACAAATCCAAATTATGAAATTATGTGTATGATCAGAGACTTCAGAGGGAGCTTGGATTACAGACCCCTAACAACAGCCGATCCT aTTGATGAACATAggatatgtgtttgtgtaagaAAACGACCACTCAATAAAAAAG aaACTCAAATGAAAGATCTTGATGTAATCACAATCCCTAGTAAAGATGTTGTGATGGTACATGAACCCAAACAGAAAGTAGACTTAACAAGGTACTTAGAAAATCAGACATTTCGGTTTGATTACGCCTTTGATGACTCAGCTCCTAATGAAATGGTTTACAG gtTTACTGCTAGGCCTCTAGTGGAAACAATATTTGAAAGGGGCATGGCTACATGCTTTGCTTATGGGCAGACTGGAAGTGGAAAAACTCAT ACTATGGGTGGTGACTTTTCAGGAAAGAACCAGGATTGTTCTAAGGGAATTTATGCATTAGCAG CTCGAGATGTCTTTTTAATGCTGAAGAAGCCAAACTATAAGaaactagaacttcaagtatatGCAACATTTTTTGAAATTTATAGTGGAAAG GTGTTTGACTTAttaaataggaaaacaaaattaagagtCCTAGAAGATGGAAAGCAGCAGGTGCAGGTGGTAGGACTGCAGGAACGTGAGGTCAAGTGTGTGGAGGACGTGCTGAAGCTCATCGACATAGGCAACAGCTGCAGAACATCTGGGCAAACATCTGCAAACGCACATTCATCTCGGAGTCATGCAGTGTTTCAGATCATTCTTAGAAGGAAGGGAAAACTACATGGTAAATTTTCTCTCATTGACTTGGCTGGGAATGAAAGAGGAGCTGATACATCCAGTGCAGACAGGCAAACCAGGCTTGAAGGTGCTGAAATTAATAAAAGCCTTTTAGCACTCAAG gaGTGCATCAGAGCCTTAGGTAGAAATAAACCCCATACTCCTTTCCGAGCAAGTAAGCTCACTCAGGTGTTGAGAGACTCCTTCATAGGTGAGAACTCTCGCACTTGCATG ATTGCCACAATCTCTCCAGGGATGGCATCCTGTGAAAATACTCTTAATACGTTAAGATATGCAAATAG GGTGAAAGAATTGACTGTAGATCCAGCTGCTGCTGGTGATGTCCGTCCAATAATGCACCATCCACCAAGCCAGATTGATGACTTAGATACCCAGTGGGGTGTGGGGAGTTCCCCTCAGAGAGATGATCTAAAACTTCTTTGCGAACAAAAT GAAGAAGAAGTTTCTCCACAATTGTTTACTTTCCACGAAGCTGTCTCCCAGATGGTAGAGATGGAGGAACAGGTTGTGGAAGATCATAGAGCAGTGTTCCAG GAATCCATTCGCTGGATAGAAGATGAAAAGGCTCTTCTAGAAATGACTGAAGAAGTAGACTATGATGTAGACTCATATGCTACACAACTTGAAGCTATTCTTGAgcaaaaaatagacattttaacTGAGTTACGAG ATAAAGTGAAATCTTTTCGTGCAGCGctacaagaagaagaacaagccagcaagcaaaTCAACCCCAAGAGGCCCCGAGCCCTCTAA